One genomic window of Anoplolepis gracilipes chromosome 5, ASM4749672v1, whole genome shotgun sequence includes the following:
- the Ork1 gene encoding uncharacterized protein Ork1 isoform X2 produces the protein MSKKQWLVLLMLFLTYLLLGASIFHHIESRFETERIYKAKEERIEINRLLQKHYMPSVGHDQIEIFKKLTEYCGKSVDSYREGEVDRHQWDFYNSFYFAYTVVSTIGYGNLAPTHTLSRILMIFYGLVGIPMNGILLTQLGQDDTKGSGPFFIMYKIFLIFWISFGLGYIVMIMTFIARGMRSKKITRLEHKLAMNLKHTQSKIWNEFNKEVNYLRRVFNEMQLSKVKRVYVDEFDYEVPPTKFSRSNSFPDLRNLTIGGYVEPFIPHPRRRANSEVVPAVQLTRVVSETDLQRIDKNATFATHAIVQPAELLARLVNILGYIPPRDDLDWDQTEDHLNQIDSQNETQQSKSVDQGLTNNLTQWTIGGERFPFAKPRSRATSEVRLYAKDDYVHQNTEWTWSGPAASTKLQELMKARNTVASLPSNNSNKPYKKFPSLALPISAPKNFFPRWKKRFTNKRSSDVGSNTDKASETTNESNRQNNSVGPNGPFPSFLDEKYDSISKTPNYYTHTGMSSYLGNSSLLEETSLADFLRALTALHARVGTVPDECVAKPKRKLGTACLSPPKLPSLFTLFSPNPPGSDSATQSNQNTVTDAQSNRRVSLKMAETDYSGSTTPTSYTRKESSAVKPRRFSLRPVKTPVSFTPPDYASPRSSLRLSKKMDNRNQLQEPYISTEPFISVSPKEPFVNMEGPPGISSPIKQPSNDRRSSIRSAQLNTQLSVPSAPPKPLPRWKAGMLQRQISQMNLRRRVRAFSLSDVYSDVREKGANAVSPLAMDTTNKYVDVSKLSNPSQKTVTIMSPAEEMNMTSENELQDSAMALENLKAEETSWRNQEDVASSIKSFSLRIPDEPSATSIESRTSNIFFPVYEPVYKSRSSDKKLINDTLDMTVRKEMQDNQHASFKTGRQNDTHLCINVDNSDEPQEAKFTMSSENCPESRKEKPNVSIDFYKPLLQVPIEKPAINPFEQYRVMTRSGQTEKADLTEIKVEKPHEK, from the exons ATGTCCAAGAAGCAATGGTTGGTCTTGCTGATGTTGTTCCTTACGTACCTGTTGTTGGGAGCCTCTATCTTCCATCACATCGAAAGCCGCTTCGAGACTGAAAGGATCTATAAGGCTAAAGAAGAACGCATTGAGATTAACA GGCTACTTCAAAAACATTATATGCCTAGTGTCGGCCACGACCAGattgagatttttaaaaagctcACCGAATACTGCGGCAAATCAGTGGATAGTTATAGAGAGGGCGAAGTTGATCGTCACCAATgggatttttataatagcttCTACTTCGCTTATACCGTCGTCAGCACTATAG GATACGGTAATCTAGCTCCCACACACACGCTCAGTCGCATCCTGATGATCTTCTACGGCTTAGTGGGTATCCCGATGAACGGGATTCTGCTAACGCAATTGG GTCAGGACGATACAAAGGGGAGCGGCCCATTCTTCATCATGTACAAGATATTCTTGATTTTCTGGATCTCTTTCGGGCTGGGCTATATCGTTATGATAATGACGTTCATCGCTCGCGGTATGCGTAGCAAAAAAATCACGAGGCTCGAACACAAACTAGCGATGAATCTCAAGCACACGCAGAGCAAGATTTGGAACGAGTTTAACAAAGAGGTCAACTACCTGCGCCGCGTTTTTAACGAGATGCAGCTCTCTAAGGTCAAA AGAGTATACGTTGATGAGTTCGATTATGAGGTACCTCCGACGAAATTCTCACGCAGCAACAGTTTTCCGGATCTTCGAAATTTGACAATTGGCGGATACGTGGAACCTTTTATACCACATCCACGACGACGAGCCAACAGCGAAGTGGTACCGGCG GTTCAACTGACACGCGTGGTGTCCGAGACAGATCTTCAAAGGATAGACAAGAACGCGACGTTCGCAACACATGCCATAGTGCAACCGGCGGAGCTGTTAGCACGTTTAGTAAACATCCTCGGTTACATTCCTCCACGGGATGATTTGGACTGGGATCAGACCGAGGATCACTTGAATCAGATCGACTCGCAGAACGAGACGCAGCAGAGCAAATCGGTCGATCAGGGTCTGACCAACAATCTTACTCAATGGACAATCGGTGGCGAGAGGTTTCCATTCGCCAAACCTCGGTCGAGAGCGACTAGCGAAGTGCGACTCTATGCGAAAGATGATTATGTTCACCAGAACACCGAATGGACTTGGTCCGGTCCAGCGGCTTCGACGAAGCTGCAGGAGCTGATGAAGGCTCGCAACACGGTTGCCTCGCTACCCTCGAACAATAGCAACAAGCCATACAAAAAGTTCCCGTCTCTCGCTTTACCGATCAGCGCGCCCAAAAACTTCTTCCCCAGGTGGAAGAAACGctttacaaataaaagatcGTCGGATGTCGGCTCGAATACGGATAAGGCTAGTGAAACGACGAATGAGAGTAATAGGCAGAATAATTCGGTCGGTCCAAACGGTCCGTTTCCTTCATTCTTGGATGAGAAGTACGATTCGATATCGAAAACGCcgaattattatacacatactgGTATGTCAAGTTATCTGGGAAACAGTAGTTTGTTGGAGGAAACGAGTTTGGCAGACTTCCTTAGAGCGTTGACCGCTCTTCACGCGAGAGTAGGAACGGTTCCCGACGAATGCGTCGCTAAACCCAAGAGAAAATTAGGAACGGCCTGTCTGAGTCCGCCAAAACTACCCAGTCTGTTCACACTGTTTTCACCGAACCCGCCCGGTTCGGACTCGGCAACTCAGAGTAATCAGAATACTGTCACAGACGCTCAATCGAACAGAAGGGTATCTCTTAAAATGGCTGAAACTGATTATTCCGGCTCCACTACACCTACTTCCTATACGAGAAAGGAAAGCAGTGCTGTGAAGCCTAGGAGATTCTCTTTGAGACCAGTCAAGACCCCAGTGAGTTTCACGCCGCCTGATTATGCATCACCACGATCATCA CTACgactttctaaaaaaatggACAACCGAAACCAGCTCCAAGAGCCTTACATCTCGACAGAACCCTTCATTTCTGTATCGCCAAAGGAACCGTTTGTCAACATGGAGGGACCACCAGGAATTTCATCACCGATCAAGCAACCGTCCAATGATAGACGTTCCTCCATAAGATCGGCTCAACTCAACACGCAACTGAGTGTACCGAGCGCACCGCCAAAACCATTACCAAGGTGGAAAGCAGGTATGCTTCAGAGGCAGATCAGTCAAATGAATTTACGTCGTCGCGTTAGGGCGTTCAGCCTCAGCGATGTTTATTCCGACGTACGCGAGAAAGGCGCCAATGCAGTTAGCCCTCTCGCAATGGACACCACCAACAAGTATGTGGATGTTAGCAAATTGAGCAACCCGAGTCAGAAGACAGTGACAATCATGTCACCGGCAGAGGAGATGAATATGACTTCGGAAAATGAACTTCAGGATTCTGCAATGGCTCTCGAAAATTTGAAAGCTGAAGAGACTTCGTGGAGGAATCAGGAAGACGTGGCTTCATCAATCAAATCCTTCTCCCTCAGAATTCCTGACGAGCCGTCCGCGACGTCGATTGAATCCAGAActtcaaacatattttttccagTTTATGAACCGGTTTACAAATCAAGATCCTccgataagaaattaataaatgacacATTAGATATGACAGTTCGAAAGGAAATGCAGGATAACCAGCATGCTTCATTTAAAACGGGGAGGCAGAATGATACGCATTTGTGTATAAATGTCGACAATTCAGACGAGCCGCAAGAAGCGAAGTTTACAATGAGTAGCGAAAATTGTCCAGAGTCGAGAAAGGAAAAGCCTAACGTGTCGATAGATTTTTACAAACCGTTGCTACAAGTACCGATAGAAAAGCCAGCAATCAATCCTTTCGAGCAATACCGGGTTATGACGAGATCTGGTCAAACGGAAAAGGCAGACTTGACCGAAATCAAAGTTGAAAAACCTCACGAGAAATGA
- the Ork1 gene encoding uncharacterized protein Ork1 isoform X1, whose product MSKKQWLVLLMLFLTYLLLGASIFHHIESRFETERIYKAKEERIEINRLLQKHYMPSVGHDQIEIFKKLTEYCGKSVDSYREGEVDRHQWDFYNSFYFAYTVVSTIGYGNLAPTHTLSRILMIFYGLVGIPMNGILLTQLGEFFSHVFVKAHQKYKSYKLGQSSSDCSSKKPTAFETRKVGLAAQILMYLTPGFVMFIFFPAFLFSHYEGWTYDQSVYYAFVTLTTIGFGDLVAGQDDTKGSGPFFIMYKIFLIFWISFGLGYIVMIMTFIARGMRSKKITRLEHKLAMNLKHTQSKIWNEFNKEVNYLRRVFNEMQLSKVKRVYVDEFDYEVPPTKFSRSNSFPDLRNLTIGGYVEPFIPHPRRRANSEVVPAVQLTRVVSETDLQRIDKNATFATHAIVQPAELLARLVNILGYIPPRDDLDWDQTEDHLNQIDSQNETQQSKSVDQGLTNNLTQWTIGGERFPFAKPRSRATSEVRLYAKDDYVHQNTEWTWSGPAASTKLQELMKARNTVASLPSNNSNKPYKKFPSLALPISAPKNFFPRWKKRFTNKRSSDVGSNTDKASETTNESNRQNNSVGPNGPFPSFLDEKYDSISKTPNYYTHTGMSSYLGNSSLLEETSLADFLRALTALHARVGTVPDECVAKPKRKLGTACLSPPKLPSLFTLFSPNPPGSDSATQSNQNTVTDAQSNRRVSLKMAETDYSGSTTPTSYTRKESSAVKPRRFSLRPVKTPVSFTPPDYASPRSSLRLSKKMDNRNQLQEPYISTEPFISVSPKEPFVNMEGPPGISSPIKQPSNDRRSSIRSAQLNTQLSVPSAPPKPLPRWKAGMLQRQISQMNLRRRVRAFSLSDVYSDVREKGANAVSPLAMDTTNKYVDVSKLSNPSQKTVTIMSPAEEMNMTSENELQDSAMALENLKAEETSWRNQEDVASSIKSFSLRIPDEPSATSIESRTSNIFFPVYEPVYKSRSSDKKLINDTLDMTVRKEMQDNQHASFKTGRQNDTHLCINVDNSDEPQEAKFTMSSENCPESRKEKPNVSIDFYKPLLQVPIEKPAINPFEQYRVMTRSGQTEKADLTEIKVEKPHEK is encoded by the exons ATGTCCAAGAAGCAATGGTTGGTCTTGCTGATGTTGTTCCTTACGTACCTGTTGTTGGGAGCCTCTATCTTCCATCACATCGAAAGCCGCTTCGAGACTGAAAGGATCTATAAGGCTAAAGAAGAACGCATTGAGATTAACA GGCTACTTCAAAAACATTATATGCCTAGTGTCGGCCACGACCAGattgagatttttaaaaagctcACCGAATACTGCGGCAAATCAGTGGATAGTTATAGAGAGGGCGAAGTTGATCGTCACCAATgggatttttataatagcttCTACTTCGCTTATACCGTCGTCAGCACTATAG GATACGGTAATCTAGCTCCCACACACACGCTCAGTCGCATCCTGATGATCTTCTACGGCTTAGTGGGTATCCCGATGAACGGGATTCTGCTAACGCAATTGGGTGAGTTCTTCAGCCACGTGTTTGTCAAGGCTCATCAAAAGTACAAATCCTACAAGCTCGGCCAGTCGTCGTCCGATTGTTCGTCTAAGAAACCGACGGCGTTTGAGACGCGCAAGGTGGGACTGGCCGCGCAGATTCTCATGTATCTGACACCCGGCTTCGTCATGTTCATCTTCTTCCCGGCGTTCTTATTCTCGCATTACGAGGGCTGGACCTACGATCAGTCGGTTTATTACGCCTTCGTTACGCTCACGACCATCGGTTTTGGCGATCTCGTGGCGG GTCAGGACGATACAAAGGGGAGCGGCCCATTCTTCATCATGTACAAGATATTCTTGATTTTCTGGATCTCTTTCGGGCTGGGCTATATCGTTATGATAATGACGTTCATCGCTCGCGGTATGCGTAGCAAAAAAATCACGAGGCTCGAACACAAACTAGCGATGAATCTCAAGCACACGCAGAGCAAGATTTGGAACGAGTTTAACAAAGAGGTCAACTACCTGCGCCGCGTTTTTAACGAGATGCAGCTCTCTAAGGTCAAA AGAGTATACGTTGATGAGTTCGATTATGAGGTACCTCCGACGAAATTCTCACGCAGCAACAGTTTTCCGGATCTTCGAAATTTGACAATTGGCGGATACGTGGAACCTTTTATACCACATCCACGACGACGAGCCAACAGCGAAGTGGTACCGGCG GTTCAACTGACACGCGTGGTGTCCGAGACAGATCTTCAAAGGATAGACAAGAACGCGACGTTCGCAACACATGCCATAGTGCAACCGGCGGAGCTGTTAGCACGTTTAGTAAACATCCTCGGTTACATTCCTCCACGGGATGATTTGGACTGGGATCAGACCGAGGATCACTTGAATCAGATCGACTCGCAGAACGAGACGCAGCAGAGCAAATCGGTCGATCAGGGTCTGACCAACAATCTTACTCAATGGACAATCGGTGGCGAGAGGTTTCCATTCGCCAAACCTCGGTCGAGAGCGACTAGCGAAGTGCGACTCTATGCGAAAGATGATTATGTTCACCAGAACACCGAATGGACTTGGTCCGGTCCAGCGGCTTCGACGAAGCTGCAGGAGCTGATGAAGGCTCGCAACACGGTTGCCTCGCTACCCTCGAACAATAGCAACAAGCCATACAAAAAGTTCCCGTCTCTCGCTTTACCGATCAGCGCGCCCAAAAACTTCTTCCCCAGGTGGAAGAAACGctttacaaataaaagatcGTCGGATGTCGGCTCGAATACGGATAAGGCTAGTGAAACGACGAATGAGAGTAATAGGCAGAATAATTCGGTCGGTCCAAACGGTCCGTTTCCTTCATTCTTGGATGAGAAGTACGATTCGATATCGAAAACGCcgaattattatacacatactgGTATGTCAAGTTATCTGGGAAACAGTAGTTTGTTGGAGGAAACGAGTTTGGCAGACTTCCTTAGAGCGTTGACCGCTCTTCACGCGAGAGTAGGAACGGTTCCCGACGAATGCGTCGCTAAACCCAAGAGAAAATTAGGAACGGCCTGTCTGAGTCCGCCAAAACTACCCAGTCTGTTCACACTGTTTTCACCGAACCCGCCCGGTTCGGACTCGGCAACTCAGAGTAATCAGAATACTGTCACAGACGCTCAATCGAACAGAAGGGTATCTCTTAAAATGGCTGAAACTGATTATTCCGGCTCCACTACACCTACTTCCTATACGAGAAAGGAAAGCAGTGCTGTGAAGCCTAGGAGATTCTCTTTGAGACCAGTCAAGACCCCAGTGAGTTTCACGCCGCCTGATTATGCATCACCACGATCATCA CTACgactttctaaaaaaatggACAACCGAAACCAGCTCCAAGAGCCTTACATCTCGACAGAACCCTTCATTTCTGTATCGCCAAAGGAACCGTTTGTCAACATGGAGGGACCACCAGGAATTTCATCACCGATCAAGCAACCGTCCAATGATAGACGTTCCTCCATAAGATCGGCTCAACTCAACACGCAACTGAGTGTACCGAGCGCACCGCCAAAACCATTACCAAGGTGGAAAGCAGGTATGCTTCAGAGGCAGATCAGTCAAATGAATTTACGTCGTCGCGTTAGGGCGTTCAGCCTCAGCGATGTTTATTCCGACGTACGCGAGAAAGGCGCCAATGCAGTTAGCCCTCTCGCAATGGACACCACCAACAAGTATGTGGATGTTAGCAAATTGAGCAACCCGAGTCAGAAGACAGTGACAATCATGTCACCGGCAGAGGAGATGAATATGACTTCGGAAAATGAACTTCAGGATTCTGCAATGGCTCTCGAAAATTTGAAAGCTGAAGAGACTTCGTGGAGGAATCAGGAAGACGTGGCTTCATCAATCAAATCCTTCTCCCTCAGAATTCCTGACGAGCCGTCCGCGACGTCGATTGAATCCAGAActtcaaacatattttttccagTTTATGAACCGGTTTACAAATCAAGATCCTccgataagaaattaataaatgacacATTAGATATGACAGTTCGAAAGGAAATGCAGGATAACCAGCATGCTTCATTTAAAACGGGGAGGCAGAATGATACGCATTTGTGTATAAATGTCGACAATTCAGACGAGCCGCAAGAAGCGAAGTTTACAATGAGTAGCGAAAATTGTCCAGAGTCGAGAAAGGAAAAGCCTAACGTGTCGATAGATTTTTACAAACCGTTGCTACAAGTACCGATAGAAAAGCCAGCAATCAATCCTTTCGAGCAATACCGGGTTATGACGAGATCTGGTCAAACGGAAAAGGCAGACTTGACCGAAATCAAAGTTGAAAAACCTCACGAGAAATGA